The region CTGCCGTGGTCCCGGGTCTGGCACTACACTCCACACCTTGAGCCGCAGCGCACACATGCGGTCACTGTTGCTAGGCAGAACGCCAGGACGGCGGTGCGGTTCTTCCGCGACCCGCTACCGTCACCTGGTGGTCATGTCGTTCACTACAGCTCAGCTACTGTCACCTGGTGGTCATGTCGTTCACTGCAGCTCCTCAGAGCACGTCAATCATTTTAGCAGGGAAAAGAAATACATGGAAGCATGTCTAATGGAAACGTCCCTACAATCGACCTTCAGATTAGGATTTACGAATAAAAAGTGTACAATATGATTTGGATACAGTAATTTTTcctaattaatatatatatacgtccTCTGAATATGTGTGAATAATCATcacatataaaaaataaatctgtaTGAAGCACACACAGACTACAGCTACGGTCCAATCAAAGGAAGCACGGGAGAGGAAGGCAAACGTTAGGTTAACGGAGACGGCCAATGGGCTTCAAGGGGGAGGCGGGTTCTCGCTAGGGCCCAACTGTCGCCATGGGAACAGAGAATAAAAGTGAGGCCTTGATTGGCCCTGGACCTCAATTTAGAACCCTCAAAGGGACACGCCCAAGCTGGGGCAGACGCCGctgcgttctctctctctctctctctctctctctctctctctctctctctctcacctgcacacacacataatgttttattaaatatatCAGACAACGTGAAAAGCACATTTTCCTTTAGTTTAGTTTCTTATTTAATACTACATTGTAGTGTTTCTTTTGGTCGTTTTTATACTAAGTAgtgttttattttgtctttaATACTGTATTTTTTCAGTATGTAGCTTTTATTACTGTATTGCGTTTCAGCTTGTAGAAAGTGAACAGTGTATAGTATTTCCATGGTTACCAGTCACTCACCTGGTTTTTCGGTGGCTACGGCGATGGTCGGAGCAACGGCAGGGTCTACCGGCCCCCCGACAGGAAGTAGACCAACCCCACTTGTCCTCCAGGGTGATGAGGTCCCTTCCTGTTGGACCAGGACGGTAGGAGCGCGGGGGGGCGTGGCTCCCTGgggggccccgcccccacctgaCTGCACCTGGTGTTTAGTTgtagatgcatgctgggagttTGTAGTCTCCTTCTTGGCTGTGGTTGTGGTTTTCCGAGCTGTGGTCAGCTGACCCGGTCTGACGGCGGGCGGCGAGGTCTGCGCCGTTTGAGAGGACGTCACAGCGGGAAGGGGCGGGGCCACGGTGGGTCGCTCCGTCGTGATTGGTGCCGCGCTCGCCGGGGTCGGCCTCGCGGACGTCGTCGGGggcgtggtggaggtggtggtggtcatggaCAGCATCCCGGGGTCTGTGGCGGTGTGGGCCGGGCGGGTGGCGGCGGTCCTGCTGGTCAGTCTGCGGGTCACCGTGGTGACGGTGGTccgcagggtggggggggagggggctggcgTCGGGGGGtcgcgggggggcggggcagccgCATCgtctggaggagaagaaggaggaggaggaggaggaggaggtggtggagttctTCCAGACGTCGGATCCAAAGCCACCGTCGTGGCCGAGTCTGTTGAAAATAACCGACCAATCAGAACCCTGTGAGAGCCTGATGTTGCGATGCACAGGGTAAGAACTACCGCCAATCAATTCTAACAGCCGATCACATCGCCACTAGGGTGTCACCAGGAACGCCCCTCACCCTGGACCGGCTCTGTGCTGGGGGTCTGGCCGTCGGGGAGGGGCATCTGCTGCCAAGCTGGAGATGAGGATCACCCCAGGGGAGAACATCAGAGAGGTTCAGGGGAGCAGAACGATGGAGAGGTTCAGAACGTTGGAAGGTTCAGGGGAGCAGAACGATGGAGAGGTTCAGAACGTTGGAGAGGTTCAGGGTGACTATCTAATCCCGCTGGGATTACCCCCACCGTtctccccagtctctctctctctctctctctctctctctctccctcacaccctctctctctctctctctctcgctctccctcacaccctctctcacacacacacacacgcacacacacacgcacgcgcacacacacacacaatgttataTTAAATATAACAGACAACGTGAAAAACACGTTTTACGTTTAGTTTCTTATTTTacatactgtactgtagtgtttCTTTtggtcatttttattttgtagtttttaataCTGTCTTTTTTCACCCCAGGGGAGAACCTCAGAGAGGTTCAGGGGAGCAGAACGGGGAGAGGTTAGGAACATTGGAGACATTAAAGAAGATCTGAGACCCTCAAAGGACATTTAGGAACACTGTGGAACGCTGAAGAACATCGAGGAACATCACAGAACATCCCACAACGTGTGAGAACATTATAGAACAGTGGGAAGCCCTAAAAGGACATCAGGGGACGTTAAATAACTTCAGAGAACATGGAGGACACGGAGATCAACAGGCagcagaagagaggggagaacaTGGGGATCAAGAGACAccagaggagagtggagggcaGCTGTTCTCGTGGCTGTGAGACCCACCGATGGAGctgtggtggaggctgaggtTCCCGGCTGGAGAGGAACAGGGAAGCGGTTCAAAAgctttatctatatatatgtatgtatatttctttatatttacataaattatataaaaataaactaaaatatatacataatttttttttgtaaactcAAATATGATAATATAGTacaaaaatatatgaatacattAATATAAACTTTTTTACATGTATTAATATATAATCTATCTACATTTTTTGTGTGGCTATTTCTTTTTATGAGTGTAGGTTTACGTGCGGATGTGgcccagtgtctgtgtgtgcgcctgtgtgtttgtgtgtgtgtgttaacagacATCTGTTGGGGTCCTCTATGATGGTCTGGTTGAACAGAGGGGTGATCAAGTCTGAGTCCCACAGCTTAGGAAGCTCTctgtctagagagagagagagagagagagagagagagagatggagatggagaaagagagtgagcgagagaaggGAGACTATTTCCCTGTTGTGACTCAATCTGAACATCCCACATATTTAATTAAACCACCCCAATGTGCCCAAATTTTTTTACCAGACAGAGGTTTGAATTCACTTTTCggagtcggacggtttgtgttaggacacacacacacacacacacacacacacacacacacacacacacacacacacacacacacacacacacacacacagtgacagacagacacacacagtgacagacagacagacagacagacctgctTGTCCAGCCATCACACAGATGTAGATGCAGTCCGTTTCATTCTTCTGACTCActgaaacaggaaacaggaaacagtCAGGTGTACGCTCAGTGGTCTGAACAGGGGGGTATTTGGTTGAGTGTTAAGTGGTTAGTTGAGTGTTTAGTTGAGTGTTTGTCTGTAGTGGTTAGTTGAGTGTTTAGTTGCGTGTTTACCTGACAGGATGGAGGTGGATTTAAAGATCTCATGCAGGTAGCTGGAGTTGGACATCACATCCAGCAGAATGGCAGTGAAGTCTGACCACGCATTcgcgcgcgcacgcatgcacatgcacacggatgcacatgcacgcacgcacacacacaccaatggacCCGCacgcagtcaaacacacacacacaaacacacgcacgagcacacaaacccacacacacacacacaaatcacaaaAACAACTGTCATATGCTTCTTATTCAAAATGATATCAATCAAATTATAAAATTCATGGCTGCATTAATTCAATTCCATTCATTGATAGAAACTACATTTCCCATGCTAGTTGTATCTGTGTTCAACAAAGGTAGCAAAAAAATTTGCCACAAAAGCTGCACTTTAATTTCTTGTGTGTCTTCTTTGTTTGACTTTAGTTATATTGTCTAGTGAACAAGCCTGTATCTTCGTTTGACTGCTGTGTTATAAGGTAAAGGTACGTAGAGTTTTAGTAGGCTTCCCATTGGTCCTCAGAAGGTACGCCATAAGGGCCGCGCCCAGGTGAGGTCATGCTGCTGTCATGTCACCTGTGAGGTCGTTGGTCTTGTTGCTCACACagtagcagaacctctgatgaAACATCTTGctctccacactcacactggagactggggaggggggggggggggggaggaaaggagggggagaggaggaggagagggaggaggagagggaggaggagaacagggggaggagcaggaagatgaGGGAGATGAGAAGGAATAGGGGAGAcgttgggaggaggaggaaggggaggaggaggcgttggAGGAAGATTACAATGTTCTCCATTAAGGTTTCGTTTCTTTATCTAAAAAGAGGC is a window of Gadus macrocephalus chromosome 8, ASM3116895v1 DNA encoding:
- the LOC132462642 gene encoding HERV-H LTR-associating protein 1, producing MAGTGSPGAACRLRAVGVSRSLLLLLLLLLSQGLGLDQTEPRRSRDLIVSTEIPVGSIDPAAIDLAPLVNTLINSTQSGPLQLFSLLSVTSYSSLELHKLTLLIYNISSVSVESKMFHQRFCYCVSNKTNDLTDFTAILLDVMSNSSYLHEIFKSTSILSVSQKNETDCIYICVMAGQADRELPKLWDSDLITPLFNQTIIEDPNRSGNLSLHHSSIAWQQMPLPDGQTPSTEPVQDSATTVALDPTSGRTPPPPPPPPPPSSPPDDAAAPPPRDPPTPAPSPPTLRTTVTTVTRRLTSRTAATRPAHTATDPGMLSMTTTTSTTPPTTSARPTPASAAPITTERPTVAPPLPAVTSSQTAQTSPPAVRPGQLTTARKTTTTAKKETTNSQHASTTKHQVQSGGGGAPQGATPPRAPTVLVQQEGTSSPWRTSGVGLLPVGGPVDPAVAPTIAVATEKPGE